A genomic region of Corvus hawaiiensis isolate bCorHaw1 unplaced genomic scaffold, bCorHaw1.pri.cur scaffold_308_ctg1, whole genome shotgun sequence contains the following coding sequences:
- the PSORS1C2 gene encoding psoriasis susceptibility 1 candidate gene 2 protein isoform X7 codes for MALGSLQGHLWSLWDHSGSSGITLGAPEPLQGHLWSSGMAPGALGSLWELQNHPKDTSGASGMALGAPEPLQGHLWSSGIALGALGSLWELQNHSKDTSGASGMALGAPEPLQGHLWSSGMALGSLQGHLWSLWITLGSLWELQNHSKDTSGAVWTPLGSLQELWDGSGSSRTSRTAPRTRPEPLQNRSKDTSRAFPAPPEAPRTPLERLQGLQNLLECSRDSSRAFPTPSGSTPTLQNPPELPQNLSRTSWNGSRTAPEPPGTAPEPLQELFPTHPEPPRTFRSGSGSSGSSPRTPPDSFQGFQNLGSRSGAAPRTPPELDFKLHSRLFLSSDGFKDIF; via the exons ATGGCTCTGGGATCgctccaaggacacctctggAGCCTCTGGGATCACTCCGGGAGCTCTGGGATCACTCTGGGAGCTCCAGAACCactccaaggacacctctggAGCTCTGGGATGGCTCCGGGAGCTCTGGGATCACTCTGGGAGCTCCAGAACCACCCCAAGGACACCTCTGGAGCCTCTGGGATGGCTCTGGGAGCTCCAGAACCactccaaggacacctctggagctctgggatcgctctgggagctctgggatcaCTCTGGGAGCTCCAGAACCACTCCAAGGACACCTCCGGAGCCTCTGGGATGGCTCTGGGAGCTCCAGAACCactccaaggacacctctggagctctgggatggctctgggatcgctccaaggacacctctggAGCCTCTGGATCACTCTGGGATCACTCTGGGAGCTCCAGAACCactccaaggacacctctggAGCTGTTTGGACACCTCTGGGATcgctccaggagctctgggatggCTCCGGGAGCTCCAGAACCTCCAGAACCGCTCCGAGAACCCGTCCAGAGCCTCTCCAGAACCGCTCCAAGGACACCTCCAGAGcttttccagcccctccagAAGCACCCCGGACACCTCTGGAGCGGCTCCAAGGCCTCCAGAACCTCCTGGAATGCTCCAGGGACTCCTCCAGAGCTTTTCCAACCCCCTCTGGATCCACTCCAACCCTCCAGAACCCTCCGGAGTTACCCCAGAACCTCTCCAGAACCTCCTGGAACGGCTCCA GAACGGCTCCAGAACCTCCTGGAACCGCTCCGGAACCGCTCCAGGAGCTTTTCCCGACGCATCCGGAACCCCCCCGAACCTTCCGGAGCGGCTCCGGAAGCTCCGGAAGCTCTCCCAGGACACCTCCGGACTCATTCCAAGGCTTCCAGAACCTCGGGAGCCGCTCCGGAGCCGCTCCCAGGACTCCTCCGGAGTTGGATTTTAAGCTTCACTCTCGTCTATTTTTAAGCTCAGATGGtttcaaagatattttttag
- the PSORS1C2 gene encoding psoriasis susceptibility 1 candidate gene 2 protein isoform X1: MALGSLQGHLWSLWDHSGSSGITLGAPEPLQGHLWSSGMAPGALGSLWELQNHPKDTSGASGMALGAPEPLQGHLWSSGIALGALGSLWELQNHSKDTSGASGMALGAPEPLQGHLWSSGMALGSLQGHLWSLWITLGSLWELQNHSKDTSGAVWTPLGSLQELWDGSGSSRTSRTAPRTRPEPLQNRSKDTSRAFPAPPEAPRTPLERLQGLQNLLECSRDSSRAFPTPSGSTPTLQNPPELPQNLSRTSWNGSRDSSRAFPTPLDPLQPSRTSRVTPEPWEPLRNRSRSFSRRIWNHPEPLEQLQGLQNLLERLQNLSRTSWNRSGTAPGAFPDASGTPPNLPERLRKLRKLSQDTSGLIPRLPEPREPLRSRSQDSSGVGF, from the exons ATGGCTCTGGGATCgctccaaggacacctctggAGCCTCTGGGATCACTCCGGGAGCTCTGGGATCACTCTGGGAGCTCCAGAACCactccaaggacacctctggAGCTCTGGGATGGCTCCGGGAGCTCTGGGATCACTCTGGGAGCTCCAGAACCACCCCAAGGACACCTCTGGAGCCTCTGGGATGGCTCTGGGAGCTCCAGAACCactccaaggacacctctggagctctgggatcgctctgggagctctgggatcaCTCTGGGAGCTCCAGAACCACTCCAAGGACACCTCCGGAGCCTCTGGGATGGCTCTGGGAGCTCCAGAACCactccaaggacacctctggagctctgggatggctctgggatcgctccaaggacacctctggAGCCTCTGGATCACTCTGGGATCACTCTGGGAGCTCCAGAACCactccaaggacacctctggAGCTGTTTGGACACCTCTGGGATcgctccaggagctctgggatggCTCCGGGAGCTCCAGAACCTCCAGAACCGCTCCGAGAACCCGTCCAGAGCCTCTCCAGAACCGCTCCAAGGACACCTCCAGAGcttttccagcccctccagAAGCACCCCGGACACCTCTGGAGCGGCTCCAAGGCCTCCAGAACCTCCTGGAATGCTCCAGGGACTCCTCCAGAGCTTTTCCAACCCCCTCTGGATCCACTCCAACCCTCCAGAACCCTCCGGAGTTACCCCAGAACCTCTCCAGAACCTCCTGGAACGGCTCCAGGGACTCCTCCAGAGCTTTTCCAACCCCTCTGGATCCACTCCAACCCTCCAGAACCTCCAGAGTTACCCCAGAACCTTGGGAACCGCTCCGGAACCGCTCCAGGAGCTTTTCCCGACGCATCTGGAACCACCCAGAacctctggagcagctccaaggCCTCCAGAACCTCCTGGAACGGCTCCAGAACCT CTCCAGAACCTCCTGGAACCGCTCCGGAACCGCTCCAGGAGCTTTTCCCGACGCATCCGGAACCCCCCCGAACCTTCCGGAGCGGCTCCGGAAGCTCCGGAAGCTCTCCCAGGACACCTCCGGACTCATTCCAAGGCTTCCAGAACCTCGGGAGCCGCTCCGGAGCCGCTCCCAGGACTCCTCCGGAGTTGGATTTTAA
- the PSORS1C2 gene encoding psoriasis susceptibility 1 candidate gene 2 protein isoform X3, protein MALGSLQGHLWSLWDHSGSSGITLGAPEPLQGHLWSSGMAPGALGSLWELQNHPKDTSGASGMALGAPEPLQGHLWSSGIALGALGSLWELQNHSKDTSGASGMALGAPEPLQGHLWSSGMALGSLQGHLWSLWITLGSLWELQNHSKDTSGAVWTPLGSLQELWDGSGSSRTSRTAPRTRPEPLQNRSKDTSRAFPAPPEAPRTPLERLQGLQNLLECSRDSSRAFPTPSGSTPTLQNPPELPQNLSRTSWNGSRDAPGAFPDASGTTQNLWSSSKASRTSWNGSRTFGTAPEPPGTAPEPPGTAPEPLQELFPTHPEPPRTFRSGSGSSGSSPRTPPDSFQGFQNLGSRSGAAPRTPPELDFKLHSRLFLSSDGFKDIF, encoded by the exons ATGGCTCTGGGATCgctccaaggacacctctggAGCCTCTGGGATCACTCCGGGAGCTCTGGGATCACTCTGGGAGCTCCAGAACCactccaaggacacctctggAGCTCTGGGATGGCTCCGGGAGCTCTGGGATCACTCTGGGAGCTCCAGAACCACCCCAAGGACACCTCTGGAGCCTCTGGGATGGCTCTGGGAGCTCCAGAACCactccaaggacacctctggagctctgggatcgctctgggagctctgggatcaCTCTGGGAGCTCCAGAACCACTCCAAGGACACCTCCGGAGCCTCTGGGATGGCTCTGGGAGCTCCAGAACCactccaaggacacctctggagctctgggatggctctgggatcgctccaaggacacctctggAGCCTCTGGATCACTCTGGGATCACTCTGGGAGCTCCAGAACCactccaaggacacctctggAGCTGTTTGGACACCTCTGGGATcgctccaggagctctgggatggCTCCGGGAGCTCCAGAACCTCCAGAACCGCTCCGAGAACCCGTCCAGAGCCTCTCCAGAACCGCTCCAAGGACACCTCCAGAGcttttccagcccctccagAAGCACCCCGGACACCTCTGGAGCGGCTCCAAGGCCTCCAGAACCTCCTGGAATGCTCCAGGGACTCCTCCAGAGCTTTTCCAACCCCCTCTGGATCCACTCCAACCCTCCAGAACCCTCCGGAGTTACCCCAGAACCTCTCCAGAACCTCCTGGAACGGCTCCAGGGA CGCTCCAGGAGCTTTTCCCGACGCATCTGGAACCACCCAGAacctctggagcagctccaaggCCTCCAGAACCTCCTGGAACGGCTCCAGAACCTTCGGAACGGCTCCAGAACCTCCTGGAACGGCTCCAGAACCTCCTGGAACCGCTCCGGAACCGCTCCAGGAGCTTTTCCCGACGCATCCGGAACCCCCCCGAACCTTCCGGAGCGGCTCCGGAAGCTCCGGAAGCTCTCCCAGGACACCTCCGGACTCATTCCAAGGCTTCCAGAACCTCGGGAGCCGCTCCGGAGCCGCTCCCAGGACTCCTCCGGAGTTGGATTTTAAGCTTCACTCTCGTCTATTTTTAAGCTCAGATGGtttcaaagatattttttag
- the PSORS1C2 gene encoding psoriasis susceptibility 1 candidate gene 2 protein isoform X6 yields MALGSLQGHLWSLWDHSGSSGITLGAPEPLQGHLWSSGMAPGALGSLWELQNHPKDTSGASGMALGAPEPLQGHLWSSGIALGALGSLWELQNHSKDTSGASGMALGAPEPLQGHLWSSGMALGSLQGHLWSLWITLGSLWELQNHSKDTSGAVWTPLGSLQELWDGSGSSRTSRTAPRTRPEPLQNRSKDTSRAFPAPPEAPRTPLERLQGLQNLLECSRDSSRAFPTPSGSTPTLQNPPELPQNLSRTSWNGSRDSSRAFPTPLDPLQPSRTSRVTPEPPGTAPEPSERLQNLLERLQNLLEPLRNRSRSFSRRIRNPPEPSGAAPEAPEALPGHLRTHSKASRTSGAAPEPLPGLLRSWILSFTLVYF; encoded by the exons ATGGCTCTGGGATCgctccaaggacacctctggAGCCTCTGGGATCACTCCGGGAGCTCTGGGATCACTCTGGGAGCTCCAGAACCactccaaggacacctctggAGCTCTGGGATGGCTCCGGGAGCTCTGGGATCACTCTGGGAGCTCCAGAACCACCCCAAGGACACCTCTGGAGCCTCTGGGATGGCTCTGGGAGCTCCAGAACCactccaaggacacctctggagctctgggatcgctctgggagctctgggatcaCTCTGGGAGCTCCAGAACCACTCCAAGGACACCTCCGGAGCCTCTGGGATGGCTCTGGGAGCTCCAGAACCactccaaggacacctctggagctctgggatggctctgggatcgctccaaggacacctctggAGCCTCTGGATCACTCTGGGATCACTCTGGGAGCTCCAGAACCactccaaggacacctctggAGCTGTTTGGACACCTCTGGGATcgctccaggagctctgggatggCTCCGGGAGCTCCAGAACCTCCAGAACCGCTCCGAGAACCCGTCCAGAGCCTCTCCAGAACCGCTCCAAGGACACCTCCAGAGcttttccagcccctccagAAGCACCCCGGACACCTCTGGAGCGGCTCCAAGGCCTCCAGAACCTCCTGGAATGCTCCAGGGACTCCTCCAGAGCTTTTCCAACCCCCTCTGGATCCACTCCAACCCTCCAGAACCCTCCGGAGTTACCCCAGAACCTCTCCAGAACCTCCTGGAACGGCTCCAGGGACTCCTCCAGAGCTTTTCCAACCCCTCTGGATCCACTCCAACCCTCCAGAACCTCCAGAGTTACC CCAGAACCTCCTGGAACGGCTCCAGAACCTTCGGAACGGCTCCAGAACCTCCTGGAACGGCTCCAGAACCTCCTGGAACCGCTCCGGAACCGCTCCAGGAGCTTTTCCCGACGCATCCGGAACCCCCCCGAACCTTCCGGAGCGGCTCCGGAAGCTCCGGAAGCTCTCCCAGGACACCTCCGGACTCATTCCAAGGCTTCCAGAACCTCGGGAGCCGCTCCGGAGCCGCTCCCAGGACTCCTCCGGAGTTGGATTTTAAGCTTCACTCTCGTCTATTTTTAA
- the PSORS1C2 gene encoding psoriasis susceptibility 1 candidate gene 2 protein isoform X2: MALGSLQGHLWSLWDHSGSSGITLGAPEPLQGHLWSSGMAPGALGSLWELQNHPKDTSGASGMALGAPEPLQGHLWSSGIALGALGSLWELQNHSKDTSGASGMALGAPEPLQGHLWSSGMALGSLQGHLWSLWITLGSLWELQNHSKDTSGAVWTPLGSLQELWDGSGSSRTSRTAPRTRPEPLQNRSKDTSRAFPAPPEAPRTPLERLQGLQNLLECSRDSSRAFPTPSGSTPTLQNPPELPQNLSRTSWNRSGTAPGAFPDASGTTQNLWSSSKASRTSWNGSRTFGTAPEPPGTAPEPPGTAPEPLQELFPTHPEPPRTFRSGSGSSGSSPRTPPDSFQGFQNLGSRSGAAPRTPPELDFKLHSRLFLSSDGFKDIF; encoded by the exons ATGGCTCTGGGATCgctccaaggacacctctggAGCCTCTGGGATCACTCCGGGAGCTCTGGGATCACTCTGGGAGCTCCAGAACCactccaaggacacctctggAGCTCTGGGATGGCTCCGGGAGCTCTGGGATCACTCTGGGAGCTCCAGAACCACCCCAAGGACACCTCTGGAGCCTCTGGGATGGCTCTGGGAGCTCCAGAACCactccaaggacacctctggagctctgggatcgctctgggagctctgggatcaCTCTGGGAGCTCCAGAACCACTCCAAGGACACCTCCGGAGCCTCTGGGATGGCTCTGGGAGCTCCAGAACCactccaaggacacctctggagctctgggatggctctgggatcgctccaaggacacctctggAGCCTCTGGATCACTCTGGGATCACTCTGGGAGCTCCAGAACCactccaaggacacctctggAGCTGTTTGGACACCTCTGGGATcgctccaggagctctgggatggCTCCGGGAGCTCCAGAACCTCCAGAACCGCTCCGAGAACCCGTCCAGAGCCTCTCCAGAACCGCTCCAAGGACACCTCCAGAGcttttccagcccctccagAAGCACCCCGGACACCTCTGGAGCGGCTCCAAGGCCTCCAGAACCTCCTGGAATGCTCCAGGGACTCCTCCAGAGCTTTTCCAACCCCCTCTGGATCCACTCCAACCCTCCAGAACCCTCCGGAGTTACCCCAGAACCTCTCCAGAACCTCCT GGAACCGCTCCGGAACCGCTCCAGGAGCTTTTCCCGACGCATCTGGAACCACCCAGAacctctggagcagctccaaggCCTCCAGAACCTCCTGGAACGGCTCCAGAACCTTCGGAACGGCTCCAGAACCTCCTGGAACGGCTCCAGAACCTCCTGGAACCGCTCCGGAACCGCTCCAGGAGCTTTTCCCGACGCATCCGGAACCCCCCCGAACCTTCCGGAGCGGCTCCGGAAGCTCCGGAAGCTCTCCCAGGACACCTCCGGACTCATTCCAAGGCTTCCAGAACCTCGGGAGCCGCTCCGGAGCCGCTCCCAGGACTCCTCCGGAGTTGGATTTTAAGCTTCACTCTCGTCTATTTTTAAGCTCAGATGGtttcaaagatattttttag
- the PSORS1C2 gene encoding psoriasis susceptibility 1 candidate gene 2 protein isoform X9 has product MALGSLQGHLWSLWDHSGSSGITLGAPEPLQGHLWSSGMAPGALGSLWELQNHPKDTSGASGMALGAPEPLQGHLWSSGIALGALGSLWELQNHSKDTSGASGMALGAPEPLQGHLWSSGMALGSLQGHLWSLWITLGSLWELQNHSKDTSGAVWTPLGSLQELWDGSGSSRTSRTAPRTRPEPLQNRSKDTSRAFPAPPEAPRTPLERLQGLQNLLECSRDSSRAFPTPSGSTPTLQNPPELPQNLSRTSWNRSGTAPGAFPDASGTPPNLPERLRKLRKLSQDTSGLIPRLPEPREPLRSRSQDSSGVGF; this is encoded by the exons ATGGCTCTGGGATCgctccaaggacacctctggAGCCTCTGGGATCACTCCGGGAGCTCTGGGATCACTCTGGGAGCTCCAGAACCactccaaggacacctctggAGCTCTGGGATGGCTCCGGGAGCTCTGGGATCACTCTGGGAGCTCCAGAACCACCCCAAGGACACCTCTGGAGCCTCTGGGATGGCTCTGGGAGCTCCAGAACCactccaaggacacctctggagctctgggatcgctctgggagctctgggatcaCTCTGGGAGCTCCAGAACCACTCCAAGGACACCTCCGGAGCCTCTGGGATGGCTCTGGGAGCTCCAGAACCactccaaggacacctctggagctctgggatggctctgggatcgctccaaggacacctctggAGCCTCTGGATCACTCTGGGATCACTCTGGGAGCTCCAGAACCactccaaggacacctctggAGCTGTTTGGACACCTCTGGGATcgctccaggagctctgggatggCTCCGGGAGCTCCAGAACCTCCAGAACCGCTCCGAGAACCCGTCCAGAGCCTCTCCAGAACCGCTCCAAGGACACCTCCAGAGcttttccagcccctccagAAGCACCCCGGACACCTCTGGAGCGGCTCCAAGGCCTCCAGAACCTCCTGGAATGCTCCAGGGACTCCTCCAGAGCTTTTCCAACCCCCTCTGGATCCACTCCAACCCTCCAGAACCCTCCGGAGTTACCCCAGAACCT CTCCAGAACCTCCTGGAACCGCTCCGGAACCGCTCCAGGAGCTTTTCCCGACGCATCCGGAACCCCCCCGAACCTTCCGGAGCGGCTCCGGAAGCTCCGGAAGCTCTCCCAGGACACCTCCGGACTCATTCCAAGGCTTCCAGAACCTCGGGAGCCGCTCCGGAGCCGCTCCCAGGACTCCTCCGGAGTTGGATTTTAA
- the PSORS1C2 gene encoding psoriasis susceptibility 1 candidate gene 2 protein isoform X4 has product MALGSLQGHLWSLWDHSGSSGITLGAPEPPQGHLWSSGMALGWLWDRSKDTSGASGITPGALGSLWELQNHSKDTSGALGWLRELWDHSGSSRTTPRTPLEPLGWLWELQNHSKDTSGALGSLWELWDHSGSSRTTPRTPPEPLGWLWELQNHSKDTSGALGWLWDRSKDTSGASGSLWDHSGSSRTTPRTPLELFGHLWDRSRSSGMAPGAPEPPEPLREPVQSLSRTAPRTPPELFQPLQKHPGHLWSGSKASRTSWNAPGTPPELFQPPLDPLQPSRTLRSYPRTSPEPPGTAPGTPPELFQPLWIHSNPPEPPELPQNLLERLQNLSRTSWNRSGTAPGAFPDASGTPPNLPERLRKLRKLSQDTSGLIPRLPEPREPLRSRSQDSSGVGF; this is encoded by the exons ATGGCTCTGGGATCgctccaaggacacctctggAGCCTCTGGGATCactctgggagctctgggatcaCTCTGGGAGCTCCAGAACCACCCCAAGGACACCTCTGGAGCTCTGGGATGGCTCTGGGATGGCTCTGGGATCgctccaaggacacctctggAGCCTCTGGGATCACTCCGGGAGCTCTGGGATCACTCTGGGAGCTCCAGAACCactccaaggacacctctggAGCTCTGGGATGGCTCCGGGAGCTCTGGGATCACTCTGGGAGCTCCAGAACCACCCCAAGGACACCTCTGGAGCCTCTGGGATGGCTCTGGGAGCTCCAGAACCactccaaggacacctctggagctctgggatcgctctgggagctctgggatcaCTCTGGGAGCTCCAGAACCACTCCAAGGACACCTCCGGAGCCTCTGGGATGGCTCTGGGAGCTCCAGAACCactccaaggacacctctggagctctgggatggctctgggatcgctccaaggacacctctggAGCCTCTGGATCACTCTGGGATCACTCTGGGAGCTCCAGAACCactccaaggacacctctggAGCTGTTTGGACACCTCTGGGATcgctccaggagctctgggatggCTCCGGGAGCTCCAGAACCTCCAGAACCGCTCCGAGAACCCGTCCAGAGCCTCTCCAGAACCGCTCCAAGGACACCTCCAGAGcttttccagcccctccagAAGCACCCCGGACACCTCTGGAGCGGCTCCAAGGCCTCCAGAACCTCCTGGAATGCTCCAGGGACTCCTCCAGAGCTTTTCCAACCCCCTCTGGATCCACTCCAACCCTCCAGAACCCTCCGGAGTTACCCCAGAACCTCTCCAGAACCTCCTGGAACGGCTCCAGGGACTCCTCCAGAGCTTTTCCAACCCCTCTGGATCCACTCCAACCCTCCAGAACCTCCAGAGTTACCCCAGAAC CTCCTGGAACGGCTCCAGAACCT CTCCAGAACCTCCTGGAACCGCTCCGGAACCGCTCCAGGAGCTTTTCCCGACGCATCCGGAACCCCCCCGAACCTTCCGGAGCGGCTCCGGAAGCTCCGGAAGCTCTCCCAGGACACCTCCGGACTCATTCCAAGGCTTCCAGAACCTCGGGAGCCGCTCCGGAGCCGCTCCCAGGACTCCTCCGGAGTTGGATTTTAA
- the PSORS1C2 gene encoding psoriasis susceptibility 1 candidate gene 2 protein isoform X8 — protein MALGSLQGHLWSLWDHSGSSGITLGAPEPLQGHLWSSGMAPGALGSLWELQNHPKDTSGASGMALGAPEPLQGHLWSSGIALGALGSLWELQNHSKDTSGASGMALGAPEPLQGHLWSSGMALGSLQGHLWSLWITLGSLWELQNHSKDTSGAVWTPLGSLQELWDGSGSSRTSRTAPRTRPEPLQNRSKDTSRAFPAPPEAPRTPLERLQGLQNLLECSRDSSRAFPTPSGSTPTLQNPPELPQNLLERLQNLSRTSWNRSGTAPGAFPDASGTPPNLPERLRKLRKLSQDTSGLIPRLPEPREPLRSRSQDSSGVGF, from the exons ATGGCTCTGGGATCgctccaaggacacctctggAGCCTCTGGGATCACTCCGGGAGCTCTGGGATCACTCTGGGAGCTCCAGAACCactccaaggacacctctggAGCTCTGGGATGGCTCCGGGAGCTCTGGGATCACTCTGGGAGCTCCAGAACCACCCCAAGGACACCTCTGGAGCCTCTGGGATGGCTCTGGGAGCTCCAGAACCactccaaggacacctctggagctctgggatcgctctgggagctctgggatcaCTCTGGGAGCTCCAGAACCACTCCAAGGACACCTCCGGAGCCTCTGGGATGGCTCTGGGAGCTCCAGAACCactccaaggacacctctggagctctgggatggctctgggatcgctccaaggacacctctggAGCCTCTGGATCACTCTGGGATCACTCTGGGAGCTCCAGAACCactccaaggacacctctggAGCTGTTTGGACACCTCTGGGATcgctccaggagctctgggatggCTCCGGGAGCTCCAGAACCTCCAGAACCGCTCCGAGAACCCGTCCAGAGCCTCTCCAGAACCGCTCCAAGGACACCTCCAGAGcttttccagcccctccagAAGCACCCCGGACACCTCTGGAGCGGCTCCAAGGCCTCCAGAACCTCCTGGAATGCTCCAGGGACTCCTCCAGAGCTTTTCCAACCCCCTCTGGATCCACTCCAACCCTCCAGAACCCTCCGGAGTTACCCCAGAAC CTCCTGGAACGGCTCCAGAACCT CTCCAGAACCTCCTGGAACCGCTCCGGAACCGCTCCAGGAGCTTTTCCCGACGCATCCGGAACCCCCCCGAACCTTCCGGAGCGGCTCCGGAAGCTCCGGAAGCTCTCCCAGGACACCTCCGGACTCATTCCAAGGCTTCCAGAACCTCGGGAGCCGCTCCGGAGCCGCTCCCAGGACTCCTCCGGAGTTGGATTTTAA
- the PSORS1C2 gene encoding psoriasis susceptibility 1 candidate gene 2 protein isoform X5 — protein MALGSLQGHLWSLWDHSGSSGITLGAPEPPQGHLWSSGMALGWLWDRSKDTSGASGITPGALGSLWELQNHSKDTSGALGWLRELWDHSGSSRTTPRTPLEPLGWLWELQNHSKDTSGALGSLWELWDHSGSSRTTPRTPPEPLGWLWELQNHSKDTSGALGWLWDRSKDTSGASGSLWDHSGSSRTTPRTPLELFGHLWDRSRSSGMAPGAPEPPEPLREPVQSLSRTAPRTPPELFQPLQKHPGHLWSGSKASRTSWNAPGTPPELFQPPLDPLQPSRTLRSYPRTSPEPPGTAPGTPPELFQPLWIHSNPPEPPELPQNLLERLQNLSRTSWNRSGTAPGAFPDASGTPPNLPERLRKLRKLSQDTSGLIPRLPEPREPLRSRSQDSSGVGF, from the exons ATGGCTCTGGGATCgctccaaggacacctctggAGCCTCTGGGATCactctgggagctctgggatcaCTCTGGGAGCTCCAGAACCACCCCAAGGACACCTCTGGAGCTCTGGGATGGCTCTGGGATGGCTCTGGGATCgctccaaggacacctctggAGCCTCTGGGATCACTCCGGGAGCTCTGGGATCACTCTGGGAGCTCCAGAACCactccaaggacacctctggAGCTCTGGGATGGCTCCGGGAGCTCTGGGATCACTCTGGGAGCTCCAGAACCACCCCAAGGACACCTCTGGAGCCTCTGGGATGGCTCTGGGAGCTCCAGAACCactccaaggacacctctggagctctgggatcgctctgggagctctgggatcaCTCTGGGAGCTCCAGAACCACTCCAAGGACACCTCCGGAGCCTCTGGGATGGCTCTGGGAGCTCCAGAACCactccaaggacacctctggagctctgggatggctctgggatcgctccaaggacacctctggAGCCTCTGGATCACTCTGGGATCACTCTGGGAGCTCCAGAACCactccaaggacacctctggAGCTGTTTGGACACCTCTGGGATcgctccaggagctctgggatggCTCCGGGAGCTCCAGAACCTCCAGAACCGCTCCGAGAACCCGTCCAGAGCCTCTCCAGAACCGCTCCAAGGACACCTCCAGAGcttttccagcccctccagAAGCACCCCGGACACCTCTGGAGCGGCTCCAAGGCCTCCAGAACCTCCTGGAATGCTCCAGGGACTCCTCCAGAGCTTTTCCAACCCCCTCTGGATCCACTCCAACCCTCCAGAACCCTCCGGAGTTACCCCAGAACCTCTCCAGAACCTCCTGGAACGGCTCCAGGGACTCCTCCAGAGCTTTTCCAACCCCTCTGGATCCACTCCAACCCTCCAGAACCTCCAGAGTTACC CCAGAACCTCCTGGAACGGCTCCAGAACCT CTCCAGAACCTCCTGGAACCGCTCCGGAACCGCTCCAGGAGCTTTTCCCGACGCATCCGGAACCCCCCCGAACCTTCCGGAGCGGCTCCGGAAGCTCCGGAAGCTCTCCCAGGACACCTCCGGACTCATTCCAAGGCTTCCAGAACCTCGGGAGCCGCTCCGGAGCCGCTCCCAGGACTCCTCCGGAGTTGGATTTTAA